From the genome of Chania multitudinisentens RB-25, one region includes:
- the mdh gene encoding malate dehydrogenase — MKVAVLGAAGGIGQALALLLKTQLPSGSELSLYDIAPVTPGVAVDLSHIPTAVKIKGFSGEDATPALHGADVVLISAGVARKPGMDRSDLFNVNAGIVRNLIEQVAKTCPKACIGIITNPVNTTVAIAAEVLKKAGVYDKNKLFGVTSLDIIRSNTFVAELKGKKPEALDVPVIGGHSGVTILPLLSQIPGVSFTEQEVADLTKRIQNAGTEVVEAKAGGGSATLSMGQAAARFGLSLVRALSGEKGVIECAYVEGDGKYARFFAQPLVLGTNGVEERKDIGSLSAFEQKALNEMLDVLHKDIELGEKFINTGP, encoded by the coding sequence ATGAAAGTTGCAGTTCTCGGTGCTGCCGGTGGTATTGGTCAGGCCCTCGCTCTTCTACTCAAAACCCAGCTTCCTTCAGGTTCTGAACTCTCCCTCTACGATATTGCCCCTGTGACTCCAGGTGTTGCCGTTGACTTAAGCCATATCCCAACCGCAGTAAAAATCAAAGGCTTCAGTGGTGAAGATGCAACGCCTGCGCTGCACGGTGCTGATGTGGTGCTGATTTCTGCTGGTGTTGCGCGCAAACCTGGTATGGATCGTTCAGATCTGTTCAATGTGAATGCCGGTATCGTGCGTAATCTGATCGAACAAGTCGCTAAAACCTGCCCGAAAGCCTGCATCGGTATCATCACCAACCCGGTGAATACCACAGTAGCGATTGCAGCAGAAGTGCTGAAAAAAGCCGGGGTTTACGACAAGAACAAACTGTTTGGCGTAACATCGTTGGATATTATTCGCTCCAACACTTTCGTGGCTGAACTGAAAGGCAAAAAGCCGGAAGCGCTGGATGTGCCGGTTATCGGTGGTCACTCAGGCGTCACCATTCTGCCTTTACTGTCGCAGATCCCCGGCGTGAGCTTTACCGAGCAGGAAGTGGCTGATTTGACTAAACGTATCCAGAACGCGGGTACTGAAGTGGTTGAAGCCAAAGCCGGTGGTGGTTCAGCCACGTTGTCCATGGGGCAGGCTGCGGCGCGTTTTGGTTTGTCTCTGGTACGTGCGTTGAGTGGTGAAAAAGGCGTTATAGAATGTGCTTATGTTGAAGGCGATGGCAAATATGCCCGGTTCTTCGCACAACCATTAGTGCTGGGCACTAATGGTGTGGAAGAACGCAAAGATATCGGTTC
- the argR gene encoding transcriptional regulator ArgR, translating to MRNPAKQEDLIKAFKALLKEEKFSSQSEIVLALQEEGFENINQSKVSRMLTKFGAVRTRNAKMEMVYCLPAELGVPTTTSPLKNLVLDIDHNDAIVVIRTSPGAAQLIARLLDSLGKSEGILGTIAGDDTIFVTPANTFTARQLFEAILTLFEQEL from the coding sequence ATGCGTAATCCCGCCAAGCAGGAAGATCTGATCAAAGCGTTCAAAGCGTTATTGAAAGAAGAGAAATTCAGTTCTCAAAGCGAGATCGTTTTGGCGCTGCAAGAAGAAGGCTTCGAAAACATTAACCAATCCAAAGTATCACGCATGCTGACCAAATTCGGGGCCGTACGCACACGCAATGCCAAAATGGAGATGGTGTATTGCCTTCCGGCAGAACTCGGTGTACCAACCACGACCAGCCCGCTGAAAAATCTGGTACTGGATATCGATCATAATGATGCCATTGTGGTCATCCGCACCAGCCCAGGGGCTGCACAGCTCATTGCGCGTTTGCTGGATTCATTAGGTAAATCCGAAGGGATTCTGGGTACTATTGCTGGGGACGATACTATTTTTGTTACCCCAGCCAACACATTTACCGCACGGCAGCTCTTTGAAGCCATTCTCACGCTGTTTGAACAAGAATTATGA